A genomic window from Alkalihalobacillus sp. AL-G includes:
- a CDS encoding nucleoside hydrolase codes for MKNVLLFTDPGIDDSLAIIYCILNPQINLVGIVASYGNVPKEQAVENVNYLLEISNLQKIPVIRGAEGPLTGDISVYYPEIHGPEGLGPILPPETVSQEFKSFNEIFKIVATYENDLVIVDVGRNTTLAMALLLEPDIMQMANEYYMMGGAFLVPGNVTPVAEANVHGDPTATGIVLTRAKNITIFPLNVTNYAYVNENMAEFIQQKAQNPFRTLVPKIIEYYIESYKKLVPGLPGAPLHDVLTVSALVNPGLCSFIQKAVIVQDILGPAFGITIADFRKRAKEDIDPSIKTCRIAIQLNYQLFYQDFLETMTRKIVE; via the coding sequence TTGAAAAATGTACTCCTTTTTACAGATCCAGGAATTGATGATTCACTTGCAATCATTTATTGTATACTAAATCCGCAAATCAATTTGGTCGGTATCGTTGCAAGCTACGGAAATGTCCCAAAAGAACAAGCGGTTGAAAATGTAAATTACTTACTAGAGATAAGCAACCTCCAAAAAATTCCCGTCATTCGAGGTGCTGAAGGTCCGCTGACTGGTGATATCTCTGTATATTACCCTGAAATCCATGGACCTGAGGGGCTTGGTCCGATACTACCGCCAGAAACGGTATCACAAGAGTTTAAATCATTCAATGAGATTTTTAAAATAGTTGCAACTTATGAAAACGATCTAGTTATCGTCGACGTTGGACGAAATACAACTTTAGCTATGGCCCTTCTTCTGGAGCCGGACATTATGCAGATGGCGAATGAATATTATATGATGGGTGGCGCTTTCCTCGTTCCAGGTAATGTTACTCCTGTAGCTGAAGCAAATGTACATGGGGACCCGACCGCCACAGGAATTGTTCTTACAAGGGCCAAAAACATAACCATATTTCCTTTGAATGTAACCAATTATGCCTATGTAAACGAAAATATGGCGGAATTCATCCAACAGAAAGCTCAAAATCCATTTCGCACATTGGTTCCAAAAATCATTGAATACTATATCGAATCTTATAAAAAGCTTGTCCCTGGACTCCCGGGCGCACCACTTCATGATGTGTTAACCGTTAGTGCTCTCGTTAATCCTGGGCTGTGCAGTTTTATACAGAAGGCTGTTATTGTACAAGATATACTAGGTCCCGCATTTGGAATTACGATAGCTGATTTCCGTAAACGGGCGAAAGAAGATATCGATCCCTCCATAAAAACGTGCCGAATTGCGATTCAACTAAACTATCAACTATTTTATCAGGACTTTCTGGAAACTATGACACGGAAGATTGTCGAATAA
- a CDS encoding MFS transporter, whose product MEHQNKFALFSLAFIPLVMTLGNSMLIPILPTIEKELNLSELQVSMIITLFSVVAIIFIPIAGFISDRYGRKIVIIPSLLIAAIGGAVAGWASSQLEDPFTWILIGRIIQGLGSAGAAPVVLPLIGDMYKDDKQISEGLGVVESFNTFGKVLSPILGSLLAVLVWFMPFFAIPVFSVAAAILVLFFVKVPKQNNTDKRKIKEFVSSVKEIAVREGKWLVAIFMMGIFSMFILFGVLFFLSEQLESEYGMKGVIKGLVLAIPLLSLSIASYITGKKVGDNKRLMKVIIAAGLILVTINLGWIGFSEGIYTLLTGLFLAGLGIGIALPALDAMITEGIEKEECGTVTSIYSSMRYVGVALGPPIVAATLNTGREIIFFGMMGLSVIANIIVFVLIRPEKEEKNELEPAKV is encoded by the coding sequence ATGGAACACCAGAATAAGTTCGCCCTGTTTTCTCTAGCATTCATTCCATTAGTCATGACCCTTGGGAACTCGATGTTGATCCCGATCTTACCTACCATCGAAAAAGAATTAAATCTAAGTGAACTTCAGGTCAGTATGATCATCACACTTTTTTCAGTCGTTGCAATTATTTTCATTCCGATAGCGGGCTTTATATCTGATCGATACGGTCGAAAAATAGTGATCATTCCAAGTCTGCTTATTGCAGCAATTGGAGGTGCCGTTGCTGGATGGGCCTCTTCACAACTCGAGGATCCGTTTACATGGATCTTGATAGGTCGGATCATACAAGGATTGGGTTCGGCAGGTGCAGCACCCGTTGTCCTCCCTTTAATTGGTGATATGTATAAGGATGATAAGCAAATTAGTGAAGGGCTCGGTGTAGTTGAATCGTTTAACACATTCGGGAAAGTGTTAAGTCCGATTCTCGGTTCATTATTAGCAGTTCTAGTCTGGTTCATGCCTTTTTTTGCGATTCCAGTCTTTTCTGTCGCAGCTGCAATACTCGTTCTTTTTTTCGTCAAAGTACCAAAACAAAATAATACCGATAAACGTAAGATCAAAGAGTTTGTAAGCAGTGTTAAAGAAATTGCAGTCCGGGAAGGTAAATGGTTAGTTGCTATCTTTATGATGGGGATTTTTTCTATGTTCATTTTGTTTGGAGTTTTGTTCTTTCTGTCTGAACAATTGGAAAGTGAATATGGTATGAAAGGTGTAATCAAGGGACTCGTACTAGCAATCCCTCTCCTTTCCTTATCGATCGCCTCTTATATTACAGGTAAAAAAGTTGGGGACAACAAACGTTTGATGAAGGTAATTATCGCCGCAGGATTAATCCTTGTTACAATCAATTTAGGCTGGATCGGTTTTTCGGAAGGGATTTATACATTGTTGACCGGACTATTCCTTGCCGGGCTTGGAATCGGTATTGCGTTACCTGCATTAGACGCAATGATTACCGAGGGCATTGAAAAAGAGGAGTGTGGCACTGTCACTTCCATATACAGCAGTATGAGATACGTCGGAGTTGCACTAGGTCCACCAATTGTAGCCGCAACATTAAATACAGGGCGGGAAATCATTTTCTTTGGTATGATGGGGCTTAGCGTTATTGCCAATATTATTGTTTTTGTATTGATTCGTCCTGAAAAAGAAGAAAAAAACGAATTGGAACCCGCAAAAGTGTAA
- a CDS encoding polyribonucleotide nucleotidyltransferase produces MDIASIMASNLQQLQTTLSRNLLSGSLATQAAQSTVMLNDFTQNQQQLQQASHPTSGHHVDLKA; encoded by the coding sequence ATGGATATTGCATCAATTATGGCTTCAAACTTGCAGCAGCTACAAACGACGTTGAGTAGAAATTTGTTAAGTGGGAGTCTAGCGACACAGGCGGCACAAAGCACCGTCATGCTGAACGATTTCACCCAGAACCAGCAACAGCTTCAACAAGCATCACACCCCACATCAGGTCATCATGTGGACTTAAAAGCATAA
- a CDS encoding MATE family efflux transporter yields the protein MFETKTTGQKLRQFIYILFPIVITQVGLYSMNFFDTLMSGQASPEDLAGVAIGSSLWVPVFTGLSGVLMALTPIVSQLVGANQKGKVPFSVLQALYLSFFLTIVVMTVGFVILSPILDGMNLNQKVETVAFHYLAGLSFGMLPLFMYTVLRCFIDALGATRTTMVITLLSLPINVLFNYVLIFGKFGFPKLGGIGAGYASAITYWFILIVAILVVIRHEPFSLYRIFRKWYPISFSAWKELLIIGVPIGFAIFFEVSIFAAVTLLMSQFNTTTIAAHQAAINFASMLYMVPLSISMALTIAVGFEVGAKRYKDAKQYSTLGILIAILISLLSTAILILFNETIAGIYTNDQHVLELLSHFLLYAIFFQLSDAVAAPIQGALRGYKDVNITLIMALISYWVVGLPLGYILAKYSSFGPFGYWIGLSSGLLCGAITLYVRLRHLQLKFQSRTPGHHIPTS from the coding sequence ATGTTTGAAACGAAAACAACAGGGCAAAAGTTAAGGCAATTTATATATATCCTATTCCCGATTGTCATCACACAGGTCGGGTTATATTCCATGAACTTTTTTGATACGCTGATGAGCGGTCAGGCAAGCCCAGAGGATCTCGCTGGTGTAGCAATCGGTTCGAGCCTATGGGTACCGGTTTTTACAGGCTTAAGCGGGGTCTTAATGGCATTGACGCCAATTGTTTCTCAGTTAGTAGGAGCAAACCAGAAGGGAAAGGTTCCTTTTTCAGTGCTGCAAGCTTTATATTTATCATTCTTCCTTACAATTGTTGTCATGACTGTAGGATTCGTAATTCTCAGTCCCATTTTAGACGGTATGAATCTTAATCAAAAAGTAGAAACGGTAGCATTTCACTATTTAGCCGGTCTTTCTTTTGGTATGCTTCCTCTCTTTATGTATACCGTTTTACGTTGTTTTATCGACGCTCTTGGTGCGACCCGGACAACGATGGTCATCACTTTACTGTCCTTACCAATAAATGTGCTCTTCAATTATGTACTGATCTTTGGAAAATTCGGTTTCCCTAAATTAGGCGGTATCGGTGCGGGATATGCCTCTGCGATCACCTATTGGTTCATATTGATCGTTGCAATCCTTGTGGTCATAAGACATGAGCCATTTTCCCTTTATCGAATTTTTCGAAAATGGTATCCGATATCCTTTTCAGCATGGAAGGAACTATTGATAATTGGTGTTCCGATCGGCTTTGCAATCTTTTTTGAGGTTAGCATTTTTGCGGCGGTAACCTTATTAATGAGTCAATTCAATACGACTACAATTGCCGCGCATCAAGCAGCGATCAATTTTGCATCGATGTTATATATGGTTCCGTTAAGTATTTCGATGGCTTTGACGATTGCAGTCGGATTCGAGGTGGGGGCAAAACGTTATAAGGATGCTAAACAATACAGCACGCTCGGAATTTTGATCGCGATCTTGATTTCATTGCTATCAACTGCCATCCTCATCTTGTTTAATGAAACAATTGCGGGCATATATACGAATGATCAGCATGTGTTGGAGTTGTTGTCCCATTTCTTATTATACGCGATATTTTTCCAGCTTTCCGATGCGGTTGCTGCCCCCATTCAAGGTGCATTACGAGGATATAAAGATGTAAACATTACACTGATTATGGCATTGATCTCATATTGGGTAGTTGGCTTGCCGCTCGGATATATTTTAGCAAAATATAGTTCTTTTGGACCGTTCGGTTATTGGATTGGGCTAAGTTCAGGATTATTGTGTGGGGCGATTACATTGTATGTCCGTCTCCGGCATCTACAGCTCAAATTTCAATCTCGGACACCTGGCCATCATATACCTACTTCATAA
- a CDS encoding LysE family translocator, producing MDWQTLSYFLVASILLTITPGPDFMFVFAQSVSQGKKAGLATGLGLCTGLVGHTLAAAIGISAIIYQSSLAFNVIKLAGAIYLLYMAVQAFRETSEPEEQKSERYTSSALYRKGIFMNLLNPKVSIFFLAFLPQFVAVGEGNIPVQMVVLGVLFIIQALVIFTLLSILAGSVGDRLWKNPVILTWVNRAKGLVFGYFAIRLLFEKNS from the coding sequence ATGGATTGGCAGACACTTAGTTATTTTCTTGTCGCTTCTATTTTACTTACAATCACACCAGGTCCTGATTTTATGTTTGTGTTCGCACAGAGTGTTTCACAGGGGAAAAAAGCAGGACTTGCAACAGGGCTTGGTCTTTGTACTGGATTAGTCGGTCATACACTCGCAGCTGCAATCGGAATCTCTGCCATCATATATCAATCCAGCCTAGCGTTCAATGTGATCAAACTAGCGGGTGCAATTTATCTTTTATATATGGCAGTACAGGCATTCCGAGAAACGAGTGAACCTGAAGAGCAAAAATCAGAACGTTACACGTCATCAGCTTTATATCGAAAAGGAATATTCATGAATCTATTGAACCCGAAAGTTTCGATTTTCTTCCTTGCTTTCCTACCCCAATTTGTTGCTGTCGGAGAGGGGAACATTCCAGTGCAAATGGTCGTGTTAGGCGTATTGTTCATCATCCAGGCTCTGGTTATTTTTACTCTGTTATCGATACTTGCCGGATCAGTCGGTGATCGACTCTGGAAAAATCCTGTTATTTTAACATGGGTAAACCGTGCAAAAGGATTAGTGTTCGGTTATTTTGCGATTCGATTATTGTTCGAAAAAAACAGTTGA
- a CDS encoding DUF502 domain-containing protein, with protein sequence MKALAKNFLNGIITVVPIILVIYVVIKVFEFLDSILGNTFRGFLQEDYVPGLGLLASIILITVLGWLSRQYISGKIVELIDKLLDRIPIVKSLYSVIKDTIQSFLGEKKSFSKVALVHLPGTNMKAIGFVMSEDVDTLDRTLSDHIAVYVPQTFQVAGVTFLVPKADIEIIDVKPEEAMKFVLSGGMTVRKEVQKEST encoded by the coding sequence ATGAAAGCTTTAGCAAAAAACTTTTTAAATGGAATCATTACAGTTGTACCGATTATTTTAGTAATTTACGTCGTCATTAAAGTATTTGAATTTCTTGACAGTATTCTTGGAAACACATTTCGCGGCTTCTTACAAGAGGATTATGTTCCTGGATTGGGGTTGCTCGCGTCTATCATTCTTATCACCGTCTTAGGCTGGTTATCCAGACAATATATCAGCGGGAAAATAGTCGAACTGATTGATAAGCTTTTAGATCGGATTCCGATCGTAAAAAGCCTTTACTCTGTTATTAAAGACACAATCCAGTCGTTTCTTGGTGAGAAAAAGTCCTTTTCAAAGGTGGCTCTCGTTCATTTGCCAGGAACAAACATGAAGGCGATCGGATTTGTCATGTCTGAGGATGTCGATACGCTCGATCGTACTTTATCTGACCATATCGCGGTGTATGTCCCGCAAACCTTTCAAGTAGCAGGCGTGACTTTCCTTGTTCCAAAAGCAGATATCGAAATAATTGACGTAAAGCCGGAAGAAGCGATGAAGTTTGTCCTTTCAGGTGGGATGACCGTTCGAAAAGAGGTTCAAAAAGAAAGTACTTAA
- a CDS encoding TetR/AcrR family transcriptional regulator: MTSAFEKLPDEKKQRILAICIEEFAKNGYENTSTNRIIQRAGISKGLLFHYFKNKKGLFLYLVQHSIELIADKVYKKLQTFDQTDFFERIRQVSVIKMNVCLIYPNEYQILMKAILDTPKELQIEIEEINRSYYAKVQDANETYLFSYLKEEDLRPGLTKQFVIDYIMNVIDQLNRNMLQAYKGIEKELLVDPDPFLDQLNQYFDVIQYGVYRK, translated from the coding sequence ATGACCAGCGCATTTGAAAAGTTACCTGATGAGAAAAAACAACGAATTTTAGCAATTTGTATAGAAGAGTTTGCGAAAAACGGATATGAAAATACATCGACTAACCGGATCATCCAAAGGGCTGGCATTTCTAAGGGCTTATTATTCCATTATTTTAAGAATAAAAAGGGATTATTCCTGTACCTTGTTCAACATTCTATAGAGCTAATTGCTGATAAGGTATATAAGAAACTGCAAACGTTCGATCAAACTGATTTTTTTGAACGGATCAGGCAAGTATCTGTAATCAAAATGAATGTGTGTTTAATTTATCCGAATGAATATCAAATCCTTATGAAAGCCATTTTAGATACACCAAAAGAGCTGCAAATAGAAATTGAGGAAATCAATAGGTCCTACTATGCAAAAGTTCAAGACGCGAATGAAACGTACTTGTTCTCTTATTTGAAAGAGGAGGACTTAAGACCAGGATTGACGAAGCAGTTTGTCATCGATTATATAATGAATGTCATCGATCAATTGAACCGCAACATGCTTCAGGCCTATAAAGGCATAGAGAAAGAGCTGCTCGTTGATCCAGATCCATTCCTCGATCAACTGAACCAATACTTTGATGTCATTCAATATGGAGTCTATCGGAAGTAA
- a CDS encoding NADP-dependent oxidoreductase, giving the protein MTMTTTQIRLAQRPKGMPEKTDFNWKEEQLKQLDSGEVLLKTLYVSVDPYMRGRMSDSKSYVEPYKVGEVIKGSVIAEVAETNSLDLQVGDIVIGNLGWQTYLVASENELRKIDPNQAPITTQLGVLGMPGITAYFGLLDIGKPVEGETVVVSGAAGAVGTVVGQIAKIAGAKVVGIAGSDEKLTYLKNELNFDEVVNYKSEDFKDQLKQACNDGVDVYYDNVGGEVSDAVLRLINKGARIPVCGQIALYNLEKPDLGPRMQSQLLINSALMKGFIVSDYGAHFEEAIKDLAKWLQDGKLSYRETIIEGFDKIPDAFLGLFKGENIGKYMVKVASQSE; this is encoded by the coding sequence ATGACAATGACTACAACTCAAATACGCTTAGCACAAAGACCAAAAGGAATGCCCGAGAAAACTGATTTTAATTGGAAGGAAGAACAGCTAAAACAGCTTGATTCAGGTGAAGTTTTGTTGAAAACGTTATATGTGTCGGTCGATCCGTACATGAGAGGTCGGATGAGTGACAGCAAGTCATACGTTGAGCCCTACAAGGTTGGCGAAGTTATTAAAGGAAGCGTGATCGCTGAAGTTGCAGAAACCAATAGTCTGGATTTACAGGTGGGGGATATTGTCATCGGCAACCTTGGTTGGCAAACGTATCTAGTCGCTTCAGAGAACGAATTGCGTAAGATCGATCCAAATCAAGCACCGATAACCACACAACTCGGCGTTTTAGGAATGCCTGGAATTACTGCTTATTTTGGCCTTCTTGATATCGGAAAACCTGTTGAAGGGGAAACGGTTGTTGTCTCTGGGGCAGCAGGGGCAGTTGGAACAGTTGTTGGGCAAATCGCAAAAATTGCAGGGGCAAAGGTTGTCGGGATAGCTGGGTCAGACGAAAAGCTGACGTATTTAAAGAATGAATTGAACTTTGATGAAGTCGTTAATTACAAATCAGAAGACTTTAAAGATCAATTGAAGCAAGCATGTAATGATGGTGTTGACGTGTATTATGACAATGTTGGAGGAGAGGTTTCAGATGCGGTGTTACGGTTAATCAATAAGGGGGCTCGAATACCGGTTTGCGGGCAAATCGCCTTGTACAACCTCGAAAAACCGGATCTTGGACCAAGAATGCAATCACAATTATTAATCAACAGCGCGTTAATGAAAGGGTTCATTGTTTCAGATTATGGTGCACATTTTGAAGAAGCGATAAAGGATCTTGCGAAATGGCTCCAGGATGGAAAATTATCTTATCGTGAGACGATAATTGAAGGTTTTGATAAAATTCCAGATGCTTTTCTAGGACTTTTTAAAGGTGAAAACATAGGGAAATACATGGTAAAGGTTGCAAGCCAAAGCGAATAG